The following proteins come from a genomic window of Rutidosis leptorrhynchoides isolate AG116_Rl617_1_P2 chromosome 10, CSIRO_AGI_Rlap_v1, whole genome shotgun sequence:
- the LOC139872332 gene encoding GDP-mannose 4,6 dehydratase 1: MTSSITNGSQSIVNGDDGAPPAKIALITGITGQDGSYLTELLLNKNYEVHGLIRRSSNFNTQRVNHIYIDPHNVNKARMKLHYADLTDASSLRRWIDTIAPDEIYNLAAQSHVAVSFEIPDYTADVVATGSLRLLEALRSHIVSSGRSHVKYYQAGSSEMFGSTPPPQSEDTPFHPRSPYAASKVAAHWYTVNYREAYGIFACNGILFNHESPRRGENFVTRKITRAVGRIKIGLQSKLYLGNLQASRDWGFAGDYVEAMWLMLQQEKPDDYVVATEESHTVEEFLEKAFGYVGLNWKDHVVIDKRYFRPTEVDNLKGDSSKARKVLGWKPKVGFEPLVKMMVDEDVEMAKREKVLVDAGYMDAQQQP, translated from the exons ATGACGTCATCAATCACCAACGGATCTCAGTCTATCGTCAACGGCGACGATGGTGCACCTCCGGCGAAGATCGCACTAATCACCGGAATCACCGGTCAAGACGGCAGTTACTTAACGGAACTCCTCCTCAACAAAAACTACGAAGTTCACGGTCTAATTCGTCGATCATCGAATTTCAATACGCAACGAGTTAATCACATTTACATAGATCCACATAACGTTAATAAGGCGCGAATGAAGCTTCATTACGCTGATCTAACTGATGCGTCATCACTTAGGCGGTGGATTGATACAATTGCACCTGATGAGATCTATAACCTAGCTGCTCAATCACACGTTGCCGTTTCATTTGAGATACCTGATTATACTGCTGATGTTGTTGCTACTGGATCGTTGAGATTGTTGGAAGCGTTGAGATCTCATATTGTTAGTAGTGGAAGGAGTCATGTTAAGTATTATCAAGCTGGATCATCTGAAATGTTTGGATCTACTCCGCCACCGCAATCGGAAGATACTCCGTTTCATCCGCGTTCGCCTTATGCTGCTTCGAAAGTTGCTGCTCATTG GTATACAGTCAATTACAGGGAAGCATATGGGATCTTTGCTTGTAATGGCATTCTCTTCAACCATGAATCACCTCGAAGAGGTGAAAACTTTGTGACCAGGAAGATCACAAGGGCAGTGGGTAGGATCAAGATTGGTCTGCAAAGCAAACTGTATTTAGGAAATTTGCAGGCTTCAAGAGATTGGGGATTTGCAGGGGACTATGTAGAGGCAATGTGGTTGATGCTACAGCAAGAGAAACCAGATGATTATGTTGTTGCAACTGAAGAATCACACACTGTGGAGGAGTTTCTTGAAAAGGCATTTGGGTATGTGGGTTTGAACTGGAAAGATCATGTAGTGATTGATAAGAGGTATTTTAGGCCAACGGAAGTTGATAATTTGAAAGGCGATTCGAGCAAGGCGAGGAAAGTTCTTGGGTGGAAGCCGAAAGTAGGGTTTGAGCCGTTGGTGAAGATGATGGTTGATGAAGATGTTGAGATGGCTAAAAGGGAGAAAGTTCTTGTTGATGCAGGATACATGGATGCTCAACAGCAGCCTTGA
- the LOC139872854 gene encoding large ribosomal subunit protein eL18y-like, translated as MGIDLVAGGKSKKTKRNAPRSDDIYLKLLVKLYRFLVRRTGSNFNSVILKRLFMSKVNKPPISLSRLIRYMSGKEDKIAVVVGTVTDDVRVYEISCIKVTALRFTETARARIEKAGGECLTFDQLALRAPLGQNTVLLRGPKNSREAVRHFGKAPGVPHSHTKPYVRSKGRKFEMARGRRNSRGFRN; from the exons ATG ggtattgaTTTAGTTGCTGGTGGAAAAAGCAAGAAGACTAAAAGGAATGCACCACGATCTGATGATATTTACCTCAAACTCCTCGTCAAG CTTTATAGGTTTTTGGTGAGGAGAACTGGAAGTAACTTTAATTCGGTGATATTGAAGAGGCTTTTTATGAGCAAAGTTAACAAACCCCCAATTTCACTATCTCGTTTGATTCGATACATGTCTGGCAAG GAAGATAAGATTGCTGTGGTTGTCGGGACAGTGACTGATGATGTTAGGGTGTATGAGATTTCTTGTATTAAGGTTACTGCTTTGAGATTCACCGAGACTGCTAGGGCTAGGATTGAGAAGGCCGGTGGAGAATGTTTGACTTTTGACCAGCTTGCTCTACGAGCTCCTCTTGGACAAAACACG GTTCTTCTTAGAGGACCAAAGAATTCACGTGAAGCAGTTAGGCACTTTGGAAAGGCTCCTGGTGTGCCACACAGTCATACTAAGCCATATGTGCGATCAAAGGGAAGAAAATTTGAGATGGCTAGAGGAAGAAGAAATAGCAGAGGCTTCAGAAACTAA
- the LOC139870032 gene encoding uncharacterized protein — protein MTIYETSDLVKLNQTFENKEDFLMQLRTNCVTEGFQIKPKYSDKSRYTATCISPNCSWQITARCIQDRNNFQVRKLNDLHTCSNTQILPNNKHATKKVLGNILKEVMKQEGRVYRPNDIRTDMSARFKISLSYHQAWKAKCYAIEMLRGSLEDSFQILPNYLYNLRLSNPGSVTNIRTDNKGRFVMSYMSIGASTRSFVNYARPVIKVDGAHLKSRYLGTNLIAVAMDANNGILPLAYGIGAGETTDHWTWFFGNLRDSLQSSGCCIVNLTIISDRAPAIAAGISNVFPEVFHALCARHLLGNLKSVSKRVKSYEWHYSKMCKAYRKSDFDHHYGILARRIPDSARTLTTVGFNRWSRHHADRVRYAYLTSNSAESMNALSVHARKLPITMLLEFFRASVQQWFWEHRNTADGLTTPVTPYAERKLGKRNRKSISWTVKPISQVKFEVLDMKKGGKVNLQDKTCTCKQWEFSGIPCGHVMAVARYFVLRNVTTHVQKYFHTETYKSAYMEDINPLDHISEWIDPGRLQTVLPPLVTKRQSGRPKSTARIPSQGEDKDNFKSKRKCSRCLKYGHTRSTCTAHYDLSEGKQKSKCNSKTKAKPKGLVKGKGKGKREDSCSTQFGSTYNLSDD, from the exons ATGACAATATATGAAACCTCAGATCTAGTTAAATTGAATCAGACTTTCGAAAACAAGGAAGACTTTCTTATGCAATTACGTACAAACTGTGTTACTGAAGGGTTCCAGATAAAACCAAAGTACTCAGACAAGTCAAGGTATACAGCTACATGCATATCACCAAATTGTTCATGGCAAATTACTGCTAGGTGTATACAAGATAGAAACAACTTTCAAGTACGGAAGTTGAATGATCTACACACGTGCTCaaatacccaaattcttccgaatAATAAGCATGCCACCAAGAAGGTCCTAGGTAATATACTGAAAGAGGTGATGAAACAAGAAGGTCGTGTCTATCGACCGAATGATATAAGGACTGATATGTCGGCGCGATTTAAAATAAGTCTATCATACCACCAAGCATGGAAAGCCAAATGTTACGCAATTGAGATGTTGAGGGGTAGTCTTGAAGATTCCTTTCAAATACTACCTAATTATCTATATAATCTTAGATTGTCTAACCCAGGTAGTGTAACCAACATTCGAACGGACAACAAAGGCAGATTTGTTATGAGTTACATGTCCATTGGTGCATCG ACACGTTCGTTTGTTAACTATGCACGACCAGTAATCAAAGTCGATGGGGCTCATTTAAAAAGTCGTTACTTGGGGACTAACTTGATTGCTGTCGCTATGGATGCTAACAATGGAATCCTTCCATTAGCCTACGGTATTGGAGCAGGAGAGACCACTGATCATTGGACATGGTTTTTTGGTAATCTAAGAGACTCTCTACAGTCTTCGGGGTGTTGTATTGTTAATCTTACCATTATATCTGACAGGGCACCTGCAATAGCTGCTGGCATATCAAAcgtatttccagaagtatttcatgCACTATGTGCTAGACATTTGTTGGGAAACCTCAAAAGTGTGTCTAAAAGGGTTAAAAGTTACGAGTGGCACTACTCGAAAATGTGCAAAGCGTATAGAAAATCTGATTTTGATCACCACTATGGTATACTAGCACGACGTATCCCAGACAGTGCACGTACACTCACTACTGTTGGGTTCAACAGATGGTCTAGACATCATGCAGATCGTGTTCGGTATGCTTACCTAACTTCTAATAGTGCAGAGTCAATGAACGCACTGTCAGTTCATGCGAGGAAACTCCCGATTACAATGCTTCTTGAATTCTTTAGAGCTTCAGTTCAACAATGGTTTTGGGAACACCGAAACACTGCCGATGGTTTAACAACCCCTGTCACACCATATGCAGAGCGTAAGCTTGGTAAAAGAAATCGTAAGTCTATTAGTTGGACTGTCAAACCGATATCACAAGTTAAGTTTGAGGTATTGGATATGAAAAAAGGCGGTAAAGTCAATCTACAAGATAAAACTTGCACATGTAAACAATGGGAGTTTTCCGGTATACCCTGTGGACATGTAATGGCAGTAGCAAGGTATTTTGTCCTACGTAACGTTACTACACACGTTCAGAAGTATTTCCACACTGAAACGTACAAGTCGGCATACATGGAAGATATTAACCCGCTAGATCATATTTCTGAATGGATAGATCCAGGACGCCTACAAACCGTCCTACCGCCATTGGTTACAAAGCGACAATCGGGTAGACCGAAGAGTACTGCTCGTATACCGTCCCAAGGAGAGGACAAAGACAATTTCAAATCTAAAAGAAAATGCAGTCGTTGCTTGAAATATGGACATACTAGATCAACTTGCACAGCACATTATGATCTTTCTGAAGGTAAACAAAAGTCCAAGTGTAACTCAAAAACAAAGGCAAAGCCGAAGGGGTTGGTAAAGGGCAAGGGTAAAGGAAAACGTGAAGACTCATGCTCAACACAATTTGGCTCCACTTACAATTTGAGTGATGATTAG